A stretch of Sphingorhabdus sp. YGSMI21 DNA encodes these proteins:
- the glmS gene encoding glutamine--fructose-6-phosphate transaminase (isomerizing): protein MCGIIGIVGKETVSDRLVDGLKRMEYRGYDSAGICTVHDGQLIRRRAEGKLANLVQVLKTDDAAGNIGIAHTRWATHGAPTTNNAHPHATGEVALVHNGIIENFRSLREQLSARGRSFESETDTEVVAHLVSEQVEAGKSPEEAVQAVLPLLRGAFALAIAFRTQPDLLIGARLGSPLVVGYGDGETYLGSDALALAPLTQKIAYLEEGDWVVITRDGAAIYDKDNIPVEREITTSGVSASAIEKGNYRHFMQKEIFEQPTVVAQTLQSYIRSLEQQVALPQMDFDLRDIKRVTIVACGTSYYAGMVAKYWFETFARVPVDLDFASEFRYRDPVLEPGGLALFISQSGETADTLAALRHSKENGQKIAVVVNVPTSSMAREADLLLPTHAGPEIGVASTKAFSCQLAVLAALAAHLAVVKGRLTRDEEREVVRHLTEAPAALNAALGHDQDIADMAHLIAPARDVLYLGRGPEYPLALEGALKLKEISYIHAEGYASGEMKHGPIALIDEAVPVIVLAPSGPLFEKTVSNMQEVMARGGKVVLISDAEGIAEAGDGCMATIKMPKVHPLIAPLVYAVPVQLLAYHVAVAKGTDVDQPRNLAKSVTVE from the coding sequence ATGTGCGGAATCATTGGAATTGTAGGCAAGGAAACCGTCTCGGATCGTCTCGTCGATGGTCTGAAACGCATGGAATATCGCGGCTATGACAGCGCCGGTATTTGCACCGTGCACGACGGCCAGCTAATCCGCCGCCGGGCCGAGGGTAAGCTCGCCAATCTGGTGCAGGTGCTGAAGACCGATGATGCCGCAGGCAATATCGGCATAGCCCATACTCGCTGGGCGACGCACGGTGCCCCGACCACCAACAATGCCCATCCACATGCAACCGGCGAAGTCGCTCTGGTCCACAATGGCATTATCGAGAATTTCAGGAGCCTGCGCGAGCAACTGAGCGCGCGCGGCCGGTCCTTCGAAAGCGAGACCGATACCGAGGTTGTCGCTCATCTGGTCAGCGAACAGGTGGAAGCGGGCAAGTCGCCGGAAGAAGCGGTGCAAGCGGTACTCCCACTGTTGCGCGGTGCCTTTGCGCTGGCCATTGCCTTTCGGACGCAGCCGGACCTGTTGATCGGCGCGCGGCTCGGGTCGCCACTAGTGGTCGGCTATGGGGATGGCGAGACCTATCTCGGTTCCGACGCGCTGGCGCTGGCACCGCTCACCCAGAAAATCGCCTATCTCGAGGAAGGCGACTGGGTCGTGATCACCCGTGATGGCGCGGCTATCTACGACAAGGACAATATTCCTGTAGAGCGCGAGATCACGACATCCGGTGTCTCGGCCTCGGCCATTGAAAAGGGCAATTACCGCCATTTCATGCAGAAGGAAATTTTCGAGCAGCCCACGGTGGTTGCACAGACTTTGCAAAGCTATATCCGGTCGCTGGAACAGCAGGTCGCGCTGCCGCAAATGGATTTCGATCTGCGCGATATCAAGCGCGTGACGATCGTCGCCTGTGGCACCAGCTATTATGCCGGCATGGTGGCGAAATACTGGTTCGAGACCTTTGCCCGCGTGCCCGTCGATCTCGATTTCGCGTCGGAATTCCGCTATCGCGATCCGGTTCTGGAGCCGGGCGGACTGGCGCTGTTCATCTCTCAATCGGGAGAGACGGCCGATACGCTGGCGGCCCTTCGGCACAGCAAGGAAAATGGCCAGAAGATCGCGGTCGTCGTCAATGTACCGACCAGCAGCATGGCGCGCGAAGCCGATCTGTTGCTGCCGACCCATGCCGGTCCGGAGATCGGCGTTGCCTCGACCAAGGCCTTTTCCTGCCAGCTCGCCGTATTGGCGGCGCTTGCAGCACATCTGGCGGTTGTCAAAGGCAGGCTGACGCGCGACGAGGAACGCGAGGTGGTCAGACACTTGACCGAGGCCCCGGCGGCCTTGAATGCGGCTCTGGGCCATGACCAAGATATTGCCGACATGGCGCATCTGATCGCTCCGGCCCGGGACGTTCTCTATCTCGGCCGCGGCCCGGAATATCCGCTGGCGCTGGAAGGCGCGCTCAAGCTGAAGGAAATCAGTTATATCCACGCCGAGGGCTATGCGTCGGGCGAGATGAAACATGGTCCGATCGCCCTGATCGACGAAGCGGTGCCGGTCATCGTGCTGGCGCCATCCGGACCGCTGTTCGAAAAAACCGTTTCCAATATGCAGGAAGTCATGGCCCGCGGCGGCAAGGTCGTGCTGATCTCCGACGCCGAAGGGATTGCCGAAGCCGGCGACGGCTGCATGGCGACCATCAAGATGCCGAAAGTGCACCCGTTGATCGCGCCGCTGGTCTATGCCGTGCCGGTGCAGCTGCTTGCCTATCATGTCGCCGTTGCCAAGGGCACAGACGTCGATCAACCCCGCAATCTCGCAAAATCGGTAACGGTGGAATAG
- a CDS encoding ribbon-helix-helix protein, CopG family translates to MTRILADLPEDDVKWLDAQAAEQGKSRAQLLREAVAGYRAEESKQGIEKYFGIWKDRTDIGDAVDWQRKERASWTRPWDSDYWEVRKEFPDLFDEDDDREAKRYLK, encoded by the coding sequence ATGACCCGAATCCTTGCAGATCTACCCGAAGACGATGTGAAATGGCTCGACGCGCAGGCGGCGGAGCAGGGCAAGTCGCGCGCGCAGTTGCTGCGGGAGGCGGTAGCGGGTTATCGGGCGGAGGAATCCAAGCAAGGTATCGAAAAATATTTCGGTATCTGGAAAGACCGCACGGACATCGGTGACGCAGTCGATTGGCAGCGCAAGGAGCGGGCATCATGGACGCGGCCGTGGGATTCCGACTATTGGGAAGTACGAAAAGAATTTCCCGACCTGTTCGATGAAGATGATGATCGCGAAGCAAAGCGATATCTTAAGTGA
- a CDS encoding DUF2157 domain-containing protein, protein MSERKINIWLNAGVIDADTAQRIREYESERVRPLGLWALIGLGALAIGLGIVSLVAANWDDIPGMVRLAIHALLIIGLCAAVYLLQPRKGLLGLYLKDILLFVLAVLGLTFFGHLGQVYQTSSPLWQPLLIWLLLFSPLLLLTGRGWLISLLWMAGLLGTAVQFLDWYFQQTDAPRAVYVAVITSLPVLALIFSIFMRKTSGRQAFWKQIGQFSLTIFVAGVGFKLIVEPIGPILSDPARFMSDIAVIQMLLWSGAALLIHVYNRTASGISIAAILTAAAIISFAGSVAQPSSPLVNATIFMAFWAAVGWSAIYSGWRNVFQAVVAIIALRLIVLSFQLAHDLFSSGIGLILAGGVTITIAVIAYRVSTTLAPDKASPLEHDHQEEGL, encoded by the coding sequence TTGTCTGAAAGAAAAATCAATATCTGGCTCAATGCCGGTGTGATCGACGCGGACACGGCGCAGCGTATCCGGGAATATGAAAGCGAACGCGTAAGGCCGCTGGGTCTTTGGGCGCTGATCGGGCTGGGCGCGCTTGCCATCGGACTGGGCATTGTCTCGCTCGTCGCCGCGAACTGGGACGATATTCCCGGGATGGTCCGGCTTGCCATTCACGCTTTGTTGATCATCGGCCTTTGTGCCGCCGTCTATCTCCTCCAGCCGCGCAAGGGTTTGCTGGGGCTCTATTTGAAAGACATATTGCTGTTCGTGCTGGCGGTGCTCGGCCTGACCTTCTTCGGGCATCTCGGCCAAGTCTACCAGACGAGCTCGCCATTATGGCAGCCTTTGCTGATCTGGTTGCTGCTGTTTTCGCCGCTGTTGCTGCTGACCGGCCGTGGCTGGCTGATTTCACTGCTCTGGATGGCGGGCCTGCTGGGCACGGCAGTCCAGTTTCTGGACTGGTATTTCCAGCAGACCGATGCACCGCGCGCAGTCTATGTTGCCGTCATCACCAGCCTGCCGGTCCTTGCGTTGATCTTTTCCATATTCATGCGGAAAACAAGCGGCAGGCAGGCGTTCTGGAAACAGATCGGGCAATTTTCTCTGACGATCTTTGTGGCCGGGGTCGGTTTCAAACTGATTGTCGAGCCGATCGGCCCGATATTATCCGATCCGGCCAGATTTATGAGCGATATTGCCGTCATCCAGATGCTGCTCTGGAGCGGGGCCGCTTTGCTGATCCATGTCTATAACCGCACCGCTTCGGGTATCAGCATCGCGGCTATTTTGACCGCCGCCGCAATCATCAGCTTTGCCGGCAGCGTCGCGCAACCCAGTTCGCCACTGGTCAATGCGACAATCTTCATGGCCTTCTGGGCCGCCGTTGGCTGGAGCGCGATCTATTCCGGGTGGCGCAATGTTTTCCAGGCGGTGGTCGCGATCATAGCGCTGCGCCTGATCGTGCTGAGTTTCCAGCTGGCCCACGACCTGTTCAGCAGCGGTATTGGGCTGATACTCGCGGGTGGGGTCACCATCACCATAGCGGTAATCGCCTATCGCGTTTCCACGACCCTGGCCCCCGACAAAGCCTCCCCGCTTGAGCATGACCATCAGGAGGAGGGGCTATGA
- a CDS encoding OsmC family protein, whose protein sequence is MATNPSLVSVETASGKFQQTVRVGQHEFFADEPISFGGTDSGPSPYDLLLAALGSCTSMTMKMYADRKGIALEAVHILLEHSREHVEDCSSCNNDDNRIDVIDRSIILQGDLSEEDRRKLLEIAEECPVHRTLENRIDIHTTEVRD, encoded by the coding sequence ATGGCAACAAATCCTTCTCTCGTCTCCGTCGAAACCGCCAGCGGAAAATTCCAGCAGACGGTTCGGGTCGGCCAACATGAGTTTTTTGCCGACGAGCCGATCTCCTTTGGCGGTACGGATAGTGGACCGTCACCTTATGACCTGTTGCTGGCCGCGCTCGGCAGTTGCACCTCCATGACGATGAAAATGTACGCCGACCGCAAGGGCATAGCGCTGGAAGCGGTTCATATCCTGCTCGAGCATAGCCGCGAACATGTAGAGGATTGCAGCAGCTGCAATAATGACGACAACCGGATCGATGTGATCGACCGTTCGATCATCCTGCAAGGAGACCTGAGCGAGGAGGATCGCCGCAAGCTTCTCGAGATTGCCGAGGAATGTCCCGTTCACAGGACCTTGGAAAACCGGATCGACATTCACACCACCGAAGTCCGCGATTGA
- the katG gene encoding catalase/peroxidase HPI encodes MDMKTTGSPEGCPMGFEGGVRSLLGRTNRDWWPDSLQLEILTQGGTSPDPMGPEFDYAEAFNALDYQALKDDLKALMTDSQPWWPADYGHYGPFFIRMAWHAAGTYRTGDGRGGASSGQQRFAPLNSWPDNGNLDKARRLLWPIKKKYGEHISWADLFVLTGNVAIESMGGPVFGFGGGRKDVYEPEKDVYWGSEEQWVNEGVPTRINPDEGKAMENPLAAIQMGLIYVNPEGPGGNPHDAEGMARDMKETFARMAMNDEETVALTAGGHAFGKCHGAVPPDQLSGDPESGDLHLMGFGWATDPEQIGEGHITTSGLEGAWTPNPTQWGGDYFRLLFKYDYELVESPAGAKQWQPVNPDPEDMAPDARDPSKKVPTMMTTADMALKRDPDYRKISERFRDDQAALDDAFARAWFKLTHRDMGPKVRYLGPEVPEEDMIWQDPVPAGTPASASAVADFKAKALDSGLSVSELVKAAWASASTYRKSDHRGGANGARVRLAPQKDWEANDPEELAKVLAKLDALRGSLSMADAIVIAGSAAVEKAAQDAGFDVSVPVTTGRGDATEEQTDAESFEPLEPFADGFRNYLKTKASVKTEDILVDRANLLDLSIPEMTVLVGGLRVLGANHSSAPTEGVFTDRPGQLTNDFFVNLLEMGTVWEVVDESADELFIGKCRLKGEEKWRATRTDLVFGSNSQLRSVAEVYAEDGHERKFVEDFVAAWAKVMDAGRFDLV; translated from the coding sequence ATGGATATGAAAACAACCGGTTCCCCTGAAGGTTGCCCGATGGGCTTTGAAGGCGGAGTGCGCAGCCTCCTCGGGCGAACCAACCGTGACTGGTGGCCCGATTCCCTGCAGCTGGAAATTCTGACCCAGGGCGGTACTTCGCCTGACCCCATGGGTCCCGAGTTCGATTATGCCGAAGCGTTCAACGCGCTGGACTATCAGGCGCTGAAAGACGATCTGAAAGCCCTGATGACCGACAGTCAGCCCTGGTGGCCGGCGGATTATGGCCATTACGGCCCATTCTTCATCCGCATGGCCTGGCACGCAGCCGGCACTTATCGCACCGGCGACGGGCGCGGCGGTGCATCGAGCGGGCAGCAGCGTTTTGCTCCTCTCAACAGCTGGCCCGACAACGGCAATCTCGACAAGGCGCGGCGTCTGCTCTGGCCGATCAAGAAGAAATATGGCGAGCATATCAGCTGGGCCGACCTGTTCGTCCTGACCGGCAATGTCGCGATCGAATCCATGGGCGGTCCGGTCTTCGGCTTCGGTGGCGGTCGCAAGGATGTCTATGAGCCCGAGAAAGACGTCTATTGGGGGTCGGAAGAACAATGGGTCAACGAAGGCGTCCCGACGCGGATAAACCCCGACGAAGGCAAAGCGATGGAAAACCCGCTGGCGGCGATCCAGATGGGCCTGATCTACGTCAACCCGGAAGGGCCTGGCGGCAATCCGCACGATGCCGAGGGCATGGCACGCGACATGAAGGAAACCTTTGCCCGCATGGCAATGAACGACGAGGAAACCGTCGCGCTGACCGCAGGTGGCCACGCCTTTGGTAAATGCCATGGGGCAGTTCCGCCGGACCAGCTCAGCGGTGATCCGGAATCGGGCGATTTGCACCTGATGGGATTCGGCTGGGCAACCGACCCCGAGCAGATAGGTGAAGGCCATATTACGACGTCCGGTCTCGAAGGCGCCTGGACGCCGAACCCGACCCAATGGGGCGGCGACTATTTCCGGCTGCTGTTCAAATATGACTATGAACTGGTCGAAAGTCCGGCCGGTGCCAAACAATGGCAACCGGTCAATCCGGACCCCGAGGATATGGCGCCCGACGCGCGTGATCCGTCCAAGAAGGTCCCGACGATGATGACCACCGCCGACATGGCGCTGAAGCGCGATCCGGACTATCGCAAGATTTCCGAACGTTTCCGTGACGATCAGGCAGCGCTGGACGATGCCTTTGCCCGCGCATGGTTCAAACTGACCCATCGCGACATGGGACCCAAGGTCCGCTATCTTGGCCCCGAAGTTCCGGAAGAGGATATGATCTGGCAGGATCCTGTCCCCGCGGGAACGCCGGCTTCCGCCAGCGCGGTTGCGGACTTCAAGGCGAAGGCCCTCGACAGCGGTCTGTCGGTCTCCGAGCTGGTCAAGGCAGCCTGGGCTTCGGCGTCCACCTATCGCAAGAGCGACCATCGCGGCGGTGCCAATGGCGCGCGCGTTCGGCTTGCTCCGCAAAAGGACTGGGAAGCCAATGATCCGGAAGAGCTAGCAAAAGTGCTGGCCAAGCTCGACGCGTTGCGCGGTTCGCTGTCGATGGCCGACGCCATCGTCATTGCCGGCAGCGCGGCGGTCGAGAAAGCGGCACAAGATGCCGGTTTCGACGTCAGCGTTCCGGTCACGACGGGTCGCGGTGACGCGACGGAAGAGCAGACCGATGCCGAAAGCTTCGAACCGCTCGAGCCCTTTGCCGACGGTTTCCGCAACTATCTGAAGACCAAGGCGAGCGTGAAGACCGAGGACATATTGGTCGACCGCGCGAACCTGCTCGATCTCTCGATCCCCGAGATGACGGTCTTGGTCGGAGGCCTGCGTGTCTTAGGCGCCAACCATTCGAGCGCGCCGACCGAAGGCGTGTTCACCGACCGTCCCGGGCAGCTGACCAACGACTTTTTCGTCAATCTGCTGGAGATGGGCACGGTGTGGGAAGTTGTCGACGAGTCCGCTGACGAACTTTTCATCGGCAAATGCCGTCTGAAGGGCGAAGAGAAGTGGCGCGCGACGCGGACCGATCTGGTGTTTGGATCGAATTCGCAACTGCGGTCGGTCGCCGAAGTCTACGCCGAAGACGGCCATGAACGGAAATTTGTCGAAGATTTCGTTGCGGCCTGGGCAAAGGTCATGGACGCCGGGCGCTTCGATCTGGTCTGA
- a CDS encoding GFA family protein, which translates to MTSKISGGCHCGTVRFAAEVERRPEMLDCNCSICARTGFLHLFVPHRDFTLLKGEGDLTSYRFGSGQAHHLFCKNCGVKSFYQPRSHPDSWSVNYNCLDDGHDLEPSVRKFDGRNWEAAKARLA; encoded by the coding sequence GTGACAAGCAAAATATCCGGTGGCTGCCATTGCGGAACGGTCCGCTTTGCAGCCGAAGTCGAACGCAGGCCGGAAATGCTCGATTGCAATTGCTCGATCTGCGCCCGCACGGGCTTTCTGCACCTGTTTGTGCCGCACCGGGATTTCACTCTGCTCAAGGGCGAGGGGGATCTCACCAGTTACAGGTTCGGCAGCGGACAGGCGCATCATCTTTTCTGCAAGAATTGCGGGGTCAAAAGCTTCTACCAGCCCCGTTCCCATCCGGACAGCTGGAGCGTGAACTACAACTGCCTCGATGACGGCCATGACCTGGAACCGAGCGTCAGAAAATTTGACGGCAGGAATTGGGAAGCCGCAAAGGCCCGCCTGGCATAA
- the glmU gene encoding bifunctional UDP-N-acetylglucosamine diphosphorylase/glucosamine-1-phosphate N-acetyltransferase GlmU codes for MSDRPLAAIILAAGQGTRMKSEKHKVLHPIAGKPMLHHLLDTVESIGVERTVIVVGARREQIEESVKGRNVAIAVQEDQLGTGHAVAQAHDALKGFAGDVLILYGDVPMVGADTMRDMIFRLNNGTDPRAVVLGFRPDDAGAYGRIIADDQGEIEKMVEFKDASEAERAVNLCNSGLMAARSTDLFILLDQISNDNAAGEYYLPDIVMLPGQKSAVIEVDDPAEVAGVNSRAELAAVEGEWQARRREKAMADGVSLIAPDTVWFSHDTQVASDVVIEPNVIFGPGVSIASGAQIYGHSHIEGATIGPNTSVGPFARLRPGAVMAEGSKVGNFVEMKKATLGKGAKANHLTYLGDAEVGEGANIGAGTITCNYDGYFKYKTVIGKGAFIGSNSALVAPVTIGDGAIVGAGATVTNDVAAGDLALVRAEQTAKAGWATKFRNAMLKKKAGK; via the coding sequence ATGTCAGATCGCCCGCTAGCCGCAATCATTCTGGCCGCCGGACAAGGCACCAGGATGAAATCGGAAAAGCACAAGGTGCTGCACCCGATTGCCGGCAAGCCGATGCTCCACCATCTTCTCGATACCGTCGAATCGATCGGTGTGGAGCGCACCGTCATCGTCGTGGGCGCGCGTCGCGAGCAGATTGAAGAAAGCGTCAAGGGACGCAATGTCGCGATTGCGGTACAGGAAGACCAGCTCGGCACGGGACATGCGGTGGCACAGGCGCATGACGCGCTCAAGGGTTTCGCCGGAGACGTGCTGATCCTCTATGGGGATGTACCGATGGTCGGCGCCGATACGATGCGCGACATGATCTTCCGGCTGAACAATGGCACCGACCCGCGGGCCGTCGTGCTGGGCTTCCGGCCCGATGATGCGGGCGCTTATGGCCGGATCATCGCCGATGACCAGGGCGAAATCGAGAAAATGGTCGAATTTAAGGATGCCAGCGAAGCCGAGCGCGCGGTCAACCTGTGCAACAGCGGCCTGATGGCGGCGCGCTCGACGGACCTGTTCATCCTGCTCGACCAGATCAGCAACGACAATGCGGCAGGCGAATATTATCTGCCCGACATCGTCATGCTTCCCGGCCAGAAAAGTGCCGTGATAGAAGTCGATGATCCGGCCGAGGTCGCTGGCGTCAACAGCCGCGCCGAGCTCGCTGCCGTCGAAGGCGAATGGCAGGCCCGCCGCCGCGAAAAAGCGATGGCCGATGGGGTCAGCCTGATCGCGCCGGACACGGTCTGGTTCTCGCATGATACGCAAGTTGCTTCCGACGTCGTGATCGAACCCAATGTGATTTTCGGTCCCGGTGTTTCTATCGCTTCCGGCGCGCAAATATATGGTCACAGCCATATCGAAGGCGCAACCATCGGGCCGAATACCAGCGTCGGGCCGTTCGCGCGCTTGCGCCCCGGCGCGGTGATGGCAGAAGGCTCCAAGGTCGGTAATTTTGTCGAAATGAAAAAGGCCACCTTGGGCAAAGGCGCCAAGGCGAACCATCTGACCTATCTTGGCGACGCCGAAGTGGGCGAGGGCGCCAATATCGGTGCCGGCACGATTACCTGCAATTATGACGGCTATTTCAAATATAAGACGGTGATCGGCAAGGGCGCCTTCATCGGCTCGAACAGCGCCCTGGTGGCGCCGGTGACAATTGGTGACGGTGCAATTGTGGGGGCAGGGGCGACAGTAACCAACGATGTTGCCGCGGGTGATCTGGCATTGGTTCGGGCGGAACAGACGGCGAAAGCAGGATGGGCGACGAAATTTCGCAATGCGATGCTGAAGAAGAAGGCAGGCAAATAG
- a CDS encoding GDYXXLXY domain-containing protein: MTRLRRFLLPLALLLPLVGLGLIWLATEQESREGTEWDVPIAGYDPRDLLRGHYVQFSYDWPTVEQDQLPIWAAPRKSLCIRGTAPAIASVEVRDLDVADLMPDDRCDALVQVNPWSEEGNDGLTRDRLYVAQKAAGGYEKKLADPELQGIIRVRVNNNGFITPLSLRFQPRREEGTTGENIE; encoded by the coding sequence ATGACCCGGTTACGCCGCTTTCTGCTGCCGCTGGCGCTGCTGTTGCCGCTGGTCGGGCTCGGCCTGATTTGGCTGGCGACGGAGCAGGAATCTCGCGAAGGCACGGAATGGGATGTGCCGATCGCCGGCTATGACCCGCGCGATCTGTTGCGCGGCCATTATGTGCAGTTTAGCTACGACTGGCCCACGGTCGAACAGGATCAGCTGCCGATATGGGCGGCGCCCCGGAAGAGCCTTTGTATCCGGGGCACCGCTCCCGCCATTGCAAGCGTGGAAGTACGCGACCTGGATGTGGCCGATCTGATGCCGGATGACCGTTGCGATGCGTTGGTACAGGTCAATCCGTGGAGCGAGGAAGGCAATGACGGGCTCACCCGGGATCGGCTCTATGTCGCCCAGAAAGCCGCTGGCGGCTATGAAAAGAAGCTTGCCGATCCGGAACTGCAGGGCATTATTCGCGTGCGGGTCAACAATAACGGCTTTATCACTCCGTTGTCGCTGCGTTTCCAGCCGCGGCGCGAGGAAGGCACCACCGGGGAGAATATCGAGTGA
- a CDS encoding type II toxin-antitoxin system VapC family toxin: MSEAVFDSNILLDALNDVGSAHAELKRYDRRYISRLTWVEVVTGALPDDGDRAEGFLSYFSIIEVNEEIGRRAALLRSDRQRLKTVDAIILASAQLSGRILITRNTKDFPAAMPGIRIPYTL, encoded by the coding sequence GTGAGCGAAGCAGTCTTTGATTCCAATATATTGCTCGACGCGCTGAATGACGTCGGCTCGGCTCATGCTGAACTGAAGCGTTACGATCGCCGTTATATCAGTCGCTTGACCTGGGTAGAAGTCGTTACCGGCGCACTGCCGGATGATGGCGATCGTGCCGAAGGATTTCTATCCTATTTTAGCATAATCGAGGTGAATGAGGAAATCGGGCGGCGGGCAGCGTTGTTGAGATCCGATCGACAGCGCTTGAAGACGGTTGATGCGATAATTCTCGCGTCCGCGCAATTATCTGGTCGCATTCTCATCACACGTAATACAAAGGATTTTCCGGCGGCAATGCCGGGCATCCGGATACCTTACACACTCTAA